In Candidatus Flexicrinis affinis, the following proteins share a genomic window:
- a CDS encoding PD40 domain-containing protein, translated as MIRRLAAIVCVAIGSSVVLALASAAGRLFTSDSQVIAFSSGYDLWLTDLSRGITRALTRDGGRALDDAPAWSPDGSRLAFTTVRSNPYNPNLPNGEIAVMDIDGDNLRLLTRSRAWDDDPAWSPDGRTIAFRSNQDVESGTGVFLIDLDDPALASRKLIEDPRRSDLMPTWSPDGERIVMHYQVDGTVRIVSVDHIDGGVSVSLARTGYDPRLSPDGRLLAVWMPAPEGYVMSVGPVGQALEAMTRIFINPAPYTWSADSTMIAIAASERGQAMILLLDVDRRESRIALFAPDRVSGIAWRP; from the coding sequence GTGATTCGACGGCTGGCGGCGATCGTTTGTGTCGCCATCGGCTCAAGCGTTGTGCTGGCCCTCGCCAGCGCGGCCGGACGACTGTTCACGTCCGACTCCCAAGTCATTGCGTTTAGCAGCGGCTACGACCTGTGGCTGACCGACTTGTCGCGCGGAATCACACGAGCATTAACGCGCGATGGCGGGCGCGCGCTCGATGACGCGCCGGCGTGGTCGCCCGACGGCAGCAGGCTCGCGTTCACGACCGTCCGCAGCAACCCCTACAATCCCAACCTGCCCAACGGCGAAATTGCCGTCATGGATATCGACGGCGACAACCTGCGTCTGCTCACGCGTTCGCGTGCTTGGGACGACGATCCGGCATGGTCGCCGGATGGCCGGACTATCGCTTTCCGCTCCAATCAGGACGTCGAAAGCGGTACCGGCGTGTTCCTGATCGATCTGGACGATCCGGCGCTGGCGAGTCGCAAGCTCATCGAAGATCCGCGCCGAAGCGACCTGATGCCGACGTGGTCGCCGGATGGCGAACGCATCGTGATGCACTATCAGGTGGACGGGACGGTGCGCATTGTTTCAGTCGATCACATCGACGGCGGGGTGAGTGTGTCGCTGGCGCGCACCGGCTATGATCCGCGCCTATCGCCCGATGGCAGGCTGCTGGCGGTGTGGATGCCGGCACCGGAAGGTTACGTGATGTCGGTGGGACCCGTTGGACAAGCGCTGGAGGCAATGACGCGGATCTTCATTAACCCGGCGCCGTACACGTGGTCGGCCGACAGCACGATGATCGCAATCGCCGCCAGCGAGCGGGGTCAGGCGATGATCCTGCTGCTGGATGTCGACCGGCGCGAGAGCCGAATTGCGCTGTTCGCCCCGGATCGTGTGTCCGGGATCGCGTGGCGGCCCTGA
- a CDS encoding biotin--[acetyl-CoA-carboxylase] ligase, producing MTFTASIVAATLGERPYKYFESVPSTMDVAREWLLEGASSGSMVIADQQTAGRGRMGRIWVAPDRCALAMSVVMRVKVHWLSQVAMLGGLVVADALGKIGVSDVRLKWPNDVLIGTRKVAGILAESEWDGSNLRGAILGIGVNFAGDFATSELNAQAVSIAAVLGREPDPSDFFTRLIAAYDDRVSQLGTPQLFETWRSKLWTIGQRVRVESSPPVDGIAEDVSPLGALMVRSIDGRLHTVMAADVKVWPVEGAT from the coding sequence ATGACCTTTACGGCTTCGATCGTCGCAGCGACATTAGGGGAACGCCCCTACAAGTACTTCGAGTCCGTGCCGAGCACGATGGATGTCGCGCGGGAGTGGCTGCTGGAAGGCGCCTCGAGCGGCTCGATGGTGATTGCCGATCAGCAGACGGCAGGGCGCGGACGCATGGGCCGGATCTGGGTCGCGCCTGACCGGTGTGCGCTGGCGATGTCGGTCGTCATGCGCGTCAAGGTGCATTGGCTCAGCCAAGTCGCCATGCTGGGCGGGCTTGTCGTCGCTGACGCGCTGGGGAAAATCGGCGTAAGTGACGTGCGCCTCAAGTGGCCCAATGACGTGCTGATCGGCACGCGCAAAGTGGCGGGCATCTTGGCCGAGTCCGAATGGGACGGCTCGAACCTGCGCGGCGCGATTCTCGGCATCGGCGTGAACTTCGCCGGCGATTTCGCCACTTCGGAACTGAACGCACAGGCCGTCAGTATTGCCGCGGTGCTGGGCCGCGAGCCTGATCCGTCCGACTTCTTCACGCGTCTCATCGCCGCATATGACGACCGGGTGAGCCAGCTTGGTACGCCGCAGCTCTTCGAGACGTGGCGCTCCAAGCTGTGGACGATCGGTCAGAGAGTACGGGTGGAGAGCAGTCCGCCGGTCGACGGGATCGCCGAGGATGTCTCGCCGCTTGGCGCGCTGATGGTACGGTCGATCGACGGACGCCTGCATACCGTCATGGCCGCCGACGTCAAGGTATGGCCTGTCGAAGGCGCGACGTGA
- a CDS encoding transglutaminase domain-containing protein, with amino-acid sequence MSSSASARRRPARRPNPITAALVNAYRQLFGPSDWLMLIIACGLILMPILTLYLAELSLEQGVVTAVGLLGIAFGFVMARSRYNEFVGLLIMTLIGSGMTMIVAGFSVDGGTSAVVQRGLEWFNDAVTGGVNQDALVFTLLVSLLMWFLAYNTAWHIFRVDRPWRAILPPGLVIVLNAVFYAGDNSLDTYLYIFLFCALIALARSALEQREWEWFNNGVRVPRRLRRQFLTVGTTLAALMVLLAWILPVSGLDQRLEDFQEFLRSDPLTEISEIWNRLFAPISSEGPTSADYYGGDQLELSGAIQLGEQTILAVQAPNDRRYYWRSRVFDTYELGQWQSGAEIRLTTPYSPFVPRFDYGQARVQVTMTYTVGARSLRIVHAAPQPSQIDLETRTDLTYLDDSETPQMNVSAIRPMSVLQRGATYTASSLVSIATADQLRAAGSDYPEWIATHPQYLRTTPNVISDRARQLAAQIVAEAGATNNYDKAKAIERWLRANIEYNQSIPEPPIGIDPVDWFLFELQQGYCNYYATAMVVMLRSQGIPARMAAGFSQGAYDSQLGQYIVKESDAHTWVEAYFPNYGWIEFEPTSNQEPLTREGDDILSDTSLSNPEGEPSPTPTPTPSPTPTATATFTPPPATESPTPTVAGTTLPEDTVVPPTATPSPSPTPTPSPTPTALILPTPPPVAPEPRSVLDLLLPALGIVLIIVMIVLILIFLLWLLYWWWEWRGLRGLSPISRVYARLERYLGLVGIRFAPEQTPDERRRHTMRQLPAAERPVTAITRMYTAERYGRTGREPSETENDQAETAWGDARRTILQRWRRRFAFWKRNDT; translated from the coding sequence ATGAGCAGCAGTGCATCCGCGCGCCGGCGTCCGGCCCGCCGCCCCAACCCGATAACCGCCGCGCTGGTTAACGCGTATCGCCAGTTGTTCGGCCCCAGCGACTGGCTCATGCTGATTATCGCGTGCGGGCTGATTCTGATGCCGATCCTGACGCTGTATCTGGCGGAATTGTCGCTGGAGCAGGGCGTCGTCACGGCGGTTGGGCTATTGGGCATCGCGTTCGGTTTCGTCATGGCGCGCAGCCGCTATAACGAATTCGTCGGGCTGCTGATCATGACGTTGATCGGCAGCGGTATGACGATGATCGTGGCCGGGTTTTCGGTCGACGGCGGCACGAGTGCGGTCGTCCAGCGCGGACTAGAGTGGTTCAACGACGCCGTCACCGGCGGCGTGAATCAGGACGCGCTGGTGTTCACCCTGCTGGTCAGCCTGCTGATGTGGTTCCTTGCCTACAACACGGCGTGGCACATCTTCCGCGTCGACCGGCCGTGGCGCGCGATCCTGCCGCCGGGGCTGGTGATTGTGCTGAACGCCGTGTTCTACGCCGGCGACAACAGCCTCGATACGTACCTGTATATCTTCCTGTTCTGTGCCTTGATCGCGCTGGCGCGGTCGGCGCTCGAACAGCGCGAATGGGAGTGGTTCAACAACGGCGTGCGCGTGCCGCGCCGCCTGCGCCGGCAGTTCTTGACGGTCGGGACGACGTTGGCCGCGCTAATGGTGCTGCTGGCATGGATTCTGCCGGTGAGCGGGCTGGACCAACGGCTCGAGGACTTTCAGGAGTTCTTGCGCTCCGATCCGTTGACGGAGATCAGCGAGATTTGGAACCGGCTGTTCGCGCCGATCAGCTCGGAAGGCCCGACCAGCGCCGACTACTACGGCGGCGACCAGCTCGAACTCAGCGGTGCGATTCAACTTGGCGAGCAGACGATTCTGGCGGTTCAGGCCCCGAACGACCGACGCTACTACTGGCGCTCGCGCGTGTTCGATACCTATGAACTCGGCCAATGGCAAAGCGGCGCGGAGATTCGCCTGACGACACCGTACTCGCCGTTCGTACCGCGGTTCGACTACGGACAGGCGCGTGTACAGGTCACCATGACGTACACGGTCGGCGCGCGCAGCCTGCGTATCGTGCACGCCGCTCCACAGCCTTCACAGATCGATCTTGAGACCCGTACAGACCTGACGTACCTCGACGACAGCGAAACGCCGCAAATGAACGTATCGGCGATCCGGCCGATGAGCGTGCTGCAGCGCGGGGCGACGTACACCGCTTCCAGCCTCGTCAGCATCGCGACGGCGGATCAACTGCGCGCGGCCGGCAGCGATTATCCCGAATGGATCGCGACGCACCCGCAGTACTTGCGCACGACGCCGAACGTAATCAGCGACCGCGCACGCCAGCTCGCCGCACAGATCGTGGCCGAAGCCGGGGCGACCAACAACTACGACAAGGCGAAAGCCATCGAGCGCTGGCTGCGGGCCAACATCGAGTACAACCAGAGCATCCCCGAGCCGCCGATCGGCATCGACCCGGTCGACTGGTTCCTGTTCGAGCTTCAGCAGGGCTACTGCAACTACTATGCGACGGCGATGGTCGTCATGCTGCGCAGTCAGGGCATACCCGCGCGCATGGCCGCCGGGTTCTCGCAAGGGGCATACGACAGCCAACTCGGACAGTACATCGTCAAGGAGAGCGACGCGCACACGTGGGTTGAGGCGTACTTCCCGAATTACGGCTGGATCGAGTTCGAGCCGACCTCGAATCAGGAACCGCTGACGCGCGAAGGCGACGATATCCTCAGCGACACCAGCCTGAGCAACCCGGAGGGCGAGCCTTCTCCGACGCCGACCCCGACACCATCGCCGACGCCGACGGCCACCGCAACCTTCACGCCGCCGCCGGCGACTGAATCGCCGACGCCGACCGTGGCGGGGACGACACTGCCCGAAGACACCGTTGTGCCGCCGACGGCCACGCCGTCCCCCAGCCCGACGCCCACGCCGTCGCCGACCCCGACGGCGCTCATCCTGCCGACTCCGCCGCCGGTCGCGCCTGAACCGCGCAGTGTGCTCGACCTGCTGCTGCCGGCGCTTGGTATCGTGCTGATCATCGTCATGATCGTCCTTATCCTCATTTTCCTGCTGTGGTTGTTATACTGGTGGTGGGAATGGCGCGGTTTGCGCGGGCTGAGCCCGATCAGCCGGGTGTATGCGCGCCTCGAACGCTATCTGGGACTGGTCGGCATCCGCTTTGCGCCGGAACAAACCCCCGACGAGCGCCGCCGCCACACCATGCGACAGCTTCCTGCCGCTGAACGACCGGTGACTGCGATCACGCGCATGTACACCGCCGAACGGTATGGCCGGACGGGACGTGAGCCGTCCGAAACGGAAAACGATCAGGCAGAGACCGCGTGGGGCGATGCACGCCGAACGATTTTGCAGCGGTGGCGTCGTCGCTTCGCCTTCTGGAAGCGAAACGACACATGA
- a CDS encoding YbjN domain-containing protein — protein MRSIFETATQFLVDDGWPVKRIEESNSLHMLFKGENGVWTCIAHALEERRSVIFYSVCPIEIPVERYGEIMEFITRANYGMLNGAFELDLSDGDLRYRTALTVPDGDPTSQSLKFIVYDNVTTMDLYLPGLYAVAAGEEDALHAIDMVESHLADTDE, from the coding sequence GTGAGAAGTATCTTTGAGACGGCGACGCAGTTTCTGGTCGACGACGGTTGGCCGGTCAAGCGTATCGAGGAGTCGAACAGCCTTCACATGCTGTTCAAGGGCGAGAACGGCGTATGGACGTGCATCGCCCACGCACTAGAAGAACGGCGCTCGGTCATCTTCTATTCCGTGTGCCCAATCGAGATCCCGGTGGAACGCTACGGCGAGATCATGGAGTTCATCACACGCGCCAATTACGGCATGCTGAACGGCGCATTCGAGCTTGACCTCTCGGACGGCGACCTGCGCTACCGCACTGCGCTTACGGTGCCGGATGGCGACCCGACGTCCCAGTCGCTAAAGTTCATCGTCTACGACAACGTCACGACGATGGATCTGTACCTGCCGGGGCTTTATGCCGTCGCCGCCGGCGAAGAGGACGCGCTGCACGCTATCGACATGGTCGAGAGTCACTTGGCCGACACGGACGAGTAG
- a CDS encoding methyltransferase domain-containing protein yields MMKEPRPDRPSICDYEGSNYRTEFWENQGRNYEDRVERTVLRRLMPERGKRLLEIGAGFGRLTREYLKAYDQVVLLDYSFSQLEYARDQLGADSKFIYVAADAYALPFKPAQFDGVSMIRTIHHMANVQLALQQVARVTTDGGVFMLEHANKQNFKAMTRYALKRQSWSPYTREPYEFVELNFVFHPQYMVDALEQHGFAIDRRVPISWFRLGALKRVIPTGALVALDNLLQYTGLLLTPSIFVRSSKLPSGGPTAQSIDVSADPISLFVCPESGGPLTREGDVLYSPKSGLRWAIRDGIFDFKVPLNET; encoded by the coding sequence ATGATGAAAGAACCGAGGCCCGACCGTCCGTCGATCTGTGACTACGAAGGATCGAACTACCGCACCGAGTTCTGGGAGAATCAGGGGCGGAACTACGAGGATCGGGTCGAACGGACCGTGCTGAGGCGGTTGATGCCAGAGCGTGGCAAACGCTTGTTGGAGATTGGCGCGGGATTTGGTCGCCTGACAAGGGAGTACCTGAAAGCCTACGATCAGGTCGTCCTGCTGGACTACTCGTTTTCGCAGCTCGAATATGCCCGCGATCAACTCGGCGCCGACAGCAAGTTCATCTATGTCGCGGCGGACGCCTACGCCCTGCCGTTCAAGCCGGCGCAGTTCGACGGCGTGAGCATGATCCGCACGATTCATCACATGGCGAACGTGCAGCTCGCTTTGCAGCAAGTCGCCCGGGTGACGACCGATGGCGGCGTATTCATGCTCGAACACGCCAACAAACAGAACTTCAAGGCCATGACGCGCTACGCGCTCAAGCGCCAGTCGTGGAGCCCGTACACGCGCGAGCCGTACGAATTCGTCGAGCTCAACTTCGTGTTCCACCCGCAGTACATGGTGGACGCGCTCGAGCAGCACGGGTTCGCTATCGACCGCCGAGTCCCGATTTCGTGGTTCCGTCTCGGCGCGCTTAAGCGTGTCATCCCGACTGGCGCGCTGGTCGCACTGGACAATCTGCTGCAATACACCGGCCTGCTGCTCACGCCGAGCATCTTCGTGCGGTCGAGCAAACTGCCGAGCGGCGGCCCCACGGCGCAGTCAATCGATGTATCAGCCGACCCAATCAGCTTGTTTGTGTGCCCGGAAAGCGGCGGCCCGCTCACCCGCGAAGGCGACGTGCTGTACAGCCCGAAATCCGGCCTTCGCTGGGCGATCCGCGACGGCATCTTCGACTTCAAGGTGCCGCTGAACGAGACATAG
- the lipA gene encoding lipoyl synthase: MNLEQIPVAAQPDGDGWKPDPQHPRRRPPWIKVRAPGGDEFEKVQGLMRSKSLHTVCEEAQCPNIAECWGRGTATFLMMGDTCTRSCGFCDIKTGRPSPLDWAEPNRVAEAVRSMNLRHVVITSVNRDERADGGAPIFAVVIKRIRQVQPGCSIEVLIPDFKGSEAALKIVMDAQPEILNHNVETVPRLFKKVQPQDNYEWALTTLRNAKKMDPLVLTKSGIMVGLGETFDEVVEVMRDLASAGVDILTIGQYLQPSKQHLPVEAFYDLNQFAKFSEIGRELGFKWVESGPLVRSSYRADQQVRELSKLNFIHMRSDAAVAEPAAQ, from the coding sequence ATCAATCTGGAGCAAATTCCGGTCGCTGCCCAGCCTGACGGCGACGGTTGGAAGCCCGACCCGCAGCATCCCCGCCGCCGTCCGCCGTGGATCAAGGTGCGCGCGCCCGGCGGCGACGAGTTCGAGAAGGTGCAGGGGCTGATGCGCTCGAAGTCTTTGCACACTGTGTGCGAAGAAGCACAGTGTCCGAACATCGCCGAGTGTTGGGGGCGCGGCACGGCCACGTTTCTGATGATGGGCGACACGTGTACCCGTTCGTGCGGGTTCTGCGACATCAAGACGGGCCGGCCCAGCCCGCTCGATTGGGCCGAGCCGAACCGCGTGGCCGAGGCTGTGCGATCGATGAACTTGCGCCATGTGGTCATCACCAGCGTGAACCGTGACGAACGCGCCGACGGCGGCGCGCCGATTTTCGCCGTGGTTATCAAGCGCATCCGGCAGGTGCAGCCCGGGTGTTCGATCGAAGTGTTGATTCCCGACTTCAAGGGCAGCGAGGCGGCGCTCAAGATCGTTATGGACGCCCAGCCTGAAATCCTCAATCACAATGTCGAGACCGTGCCGCGGCTGTTCAAGAAGGTTCAGCCGCAGGACAACTACGAATGGGCGCTGACGACCCTGCGCAACGCCAAGAAGATGGACCCGTTGGTGCTGACCAAGAGTGGGATTATGGTGGGGCTGGGCGAGACGTTCGACGAGGTTGTCGAGGTTATGCGCGATCTGGCGTCCGCCGGCGTCGACATCCTGACGATCGGCCAATACCTTCAGCCGAGCAAGCAGCACCTTCCCGTCGAAGCGTTCTACGACCTGAACCAGTTCGCCAAGTTCTCGGAGATCGGCCGCGAATTGGGCTTCAAGTGGGTCGAGAGCGGCCCGCTGGTGCGCAGCAGCTACCGCGCCGATCAGCAGGTGCGCGAACTGTCCAAGCTCAACTTCATTCACATGCGCAGCGACGCCGCGGTCGCAGAACCCGCCGCGCAGTAG
- a CDS encoding ferredoxin family protein → MTHIITSLCLRDGACTEVCPVECIVPGQPESEWPWYFIDPDTCIDCGACVPECPFEAIFIEEEVPSAYTMAANQERVTMAGEKITHNEGDVVDLTADIQPNYDFFEKGPGYDALG, encoded by the coding sequence ATGACCCATATCATCACCAGCTTGTGTCTTCGTGACGGGGCCTGCACGGAAGTCTGCCCGGTCGAGTGCATCGTGCCCGGCCAGCCGGAAAGCGAGTGGCCGTGGTACTTCATCGACCCGGACACCTGCATCGACTGCGGTGCGTGCGTGCCTGAATGCCCGTTCGAAGCAATCTTCATCGAAGAAGAAGTGCCGAGCGCCTACACCATGGCCGCCAATCAGGAACGCGTGACTATGGCCGGCGAGAAGATCACACATAACGAGGGCGACGTCGTCGACCTGACCGCCGACATCCAGCCCAACTACGACTTCTTCGAGAAGGGTCCGGGCTACGACGCGTTGGGGTAA
- a CDS encoding ComEA family DNA-binding protein, which produces MGRAQVSNRDRSGIAMVVILAITVIGIAIVLILGRPRHQRVEVSEARPTRTPEPTRTPSPMTVYVTGAVVNPNRSYTVPPGSRVQTAIDAAGGVLATADLTRVNLADLLRDGAQVHVPVVSAAGGALATPVGGDILNINTATAAELDTLPGIGPVLAQRIVTYRGEYGTFQSVEALANVSGIGPALLEQIRPLIRAE; this is translated from the coding sequence ATGGGACGCGCGCAAGTCTCGAACCGGGACCGCAGCGGAATCGCAATGGTTGTCATTCTTGCGATCACGGTGATCGGCATCGCCATCGTTCTGATCCTCGGCCGACCCCGTCATCAGCGTGTCGAGGTCAGCGAGGCGCGCCCGACCCGCACGCCCGAGCCGACCCGCACGCCGTCGCCGATGACCGTGTATGTCACCGGCGCGGTCGTGAACCCCAATCGCAGCTACACCGTCCCGCCCGGAAGTCGGGTGCAAACCGCGATCGATGCGGCCGGCGGCGTGCTCGCCACGGCCGACTTGACCCGCGTCAATCTCGCCGACCTGCTGCGTGACGGCGCACAGGTGCATGTGCCGGTTGTCTCCGCCGCGGGCGGTGCGCTTGCAACCCCGGTCGGTGGTGACATTCTCAACATCAACACGGCGACTGCCGCGGAACTCGACACGCTGCCGGGTATCGGCCCCGTGCTGGCCCAGCGCATCGTGACGTACCGCGGCGAATACGGGACATTTCAGTCGGTCGAGGCGCTGGCGAACGTCAGCGGAATTGGGCCGGCGCTGCTCGAACAGATTCGGCCGCTGATCCGCGCCGAGTGA
- a CDS encoding flavodoxin domain-containing protein: MIPSILVTYTTRTGATPGVAEAVGESLRRRGYAVDVRPMMDIDDVSGYDAVVAGSAIQGAKWLPEAMAFIETHRDVLRRKPFVAFCVCMTMAMRKYLNDGVRAKVREFLTPVRAIVPTVSEGYFAGALDLSKMPNFWTRFGFRLSVWFGVWSEGDHRNWEAIATWADALPDKLGLPIPDTREEVHAG; the protein is encoded by the coding sequence ATGATCCCCAGTATCCTTGTCACCTACACTACCCGGACCGGCGCGACCCCCGGCGTAGCCGAGGCTGTCGGTGAATCTCTTCGCCGGCGTGGGTATGCAGTCGACGTGCGCCCGATGATGGACATCGACGACGTTAGCGGCTACGACGCCGTGGTCGCGGGCAGCGCAATTCAAGGCGCGAAGTGGCTGCCGGAGGCCATGGCGTTCATTGAGACACACCGCGATGTGCTGCGCCGCAAGCCGTTCGTGGCCTTCTGCGTGTGCATGACGATGGCGATGCGCAAATACCTCAACGATGGCGTGCGTGCCAAAGTGCGCGAGTTCCTGACCCCCGTCCGCGCGATCGTCCCGACGGTCAGCGAGGGATATTTCGCCGGTGCGCTCGACCTGTCGAAGATGCCGAACTTCTGGACCCGCTTCGGCTTCCGCCTGAGTGTCTGGTTCGGCGTGTGGAGCGAGGGCGATCATCGCAACTGGGAGGCCATCGCCACGTGGGCGGACGCGCTTCCCGACAAGCTCGGGCTGCCGATTCCGGACACTCGCGAGGAGGTCCACGCGGGGTAA
- a CDS encoding ClbS/DfsB family four-helix bundle protein: MPRPNNKEQLIHEILKEHAALETYLETLTPEEMIIPDIVGPWSVKDVLAHLTAWEQMCLGWYRAGQRGERPMTPADGYSWRQIPELNHYLYEAHRDDPLEVVLHEFDASYHEILAAVRGMTDGELFTPQVYAWTGSTTLGSYMTSATCSHYAWARKEIRKGLKAKAPIPQ, encoded by the coding sequence ATGCCGCGCCCAAACAATAAGGAGCAGTTGATTCACGAAATCCTCAAGGAACATGCTGCGCTTGAAACGTATCTGGAGACGCTCACGCCCGAGGAAATGATCATTCCGGACATCGTCGGGCCGTGGTCGGTCAAGGACGTACTCGCGCATCTCACCGCATGGGAGCAGATGTGCTTGGGCTGGTACCGCGCCGGTCAGCGCGGCGAACGCCCCATGACGCCCGCCGACGGCTATTCGTGGCGGCAGATCCCCGAGCTCAACCACTACCTGTACGAGGCGCACCGCGACGACCCGCTCGAGGTCGTGCTGCACGAGTTCGACGCGTCGTATCACGAGATACTGGCGGCTGTTCGCGGCATGACGGACGGCGAGCTGTTCACACCGCAAGTCTACGCGTGGACCGGATCGACGACGCTCGGCTCGTACATGACGTCGGCGACGTGCAGCCATTACGCGTGGGCCCGCAAGGAAATTCGCAAGGGGCTGAAGGCGAAAGCCCCGATCCCCCAGTAG
- a CDS encoding nitroreductase family deazaflavin-dependent oxidoreductase, with protein MVVERNNLLTEKLPYPTGAMKRVYKLPIMLYRMGLGPLVGKLFMILTTRGRKSGLPRHTAIEYHTYNGRKYAMVGWSQSDWYKNILADPLVTIQTATGTESVKVRALVTDEEYLEAWELAEHDPVVQGMIKMSGMDLTRESFLAQKDRFVILTFDPIDEPTPAPVEPDLKWVPRAVVNIAVNALVAMAIRRFIKNRRAARAEQHEALPAGEVNGVRPYVKRRR; from the coding sequence ATGGTCGTAGAACGCAACAACCTGCTTACCGAAAAACTGCCGTATCCGACCGGCGCGATGAAGCGAGTCTACAAGCTCCCGATCATGCTGTATCGCATGGGCCTCGGCCCGCTGGTCGGCAAGCTGTTCATGATCCTCACGACACGCGGCCGCAAGTCCGGCCTTCCCCGCCACACCGCGATCGAGTACCACACGTACAACGGGCGCAAATATGCGATGGTCGGTTGGTCGCAGTCGGACTGGTACAAGAACATCCTTGCCGACCCGCTCGTGACGATCCAGACAGCCACCGGTACCGAGTCGGTGAAAGTGCGCGCATTGGTGACCGACGAGGAATACCTCGAAGCGTGGGAACTGGCCGAACACGATCCGGTCGTGCAGGGCATGATTAAGATGAGCGGCATGGATCTGACGCGTGAGTCGTTCCTCGCGCAGAAAGACCGCTTCGTGATCCTGACGTTCGACCCGATCGACGAGCCGACGCCGGCCCCGGTCGAACCGGACCTGAAGTGGGTGCCGCGCGCGGTCGTCAACATTGCGGTCAACGCGCTGGTCGCGATGGCGATTCGACGGTTCATAAAGAACCGCCGGGCAGCACGCGCAGAACAGCACGAAGCGCTTCCGGCAGGCGAGGTCAACGGCGTGCGTCCTTACGTCAAACGCCGTCGATAA